The following are encoded in a window of Risungbinella massiliensis genomic DNA:
- a CDS encoding F510_1955 family glycosylhydrolase — MKLKKADIFFWGIFVVILGFFLYLWYENRTEDPNAQAEKVDSIQHHLHGLFYDQEKGLVAATHAGIMQYDKDGWVKISPERDYMGFAITDRTWYSSGHPPASSNEPNPLGLIQSTDKGKTWSTIDFAGESDFHHLAASHRTGTLYVYNQQPNQKMQVGLYYSTDQGKNWTKSTLSGVEATEVWMVKADPNKSNTVALLAKEGLYLSNDTGNTFWKVPVSAFISAMDISFAGSLWAATYEESPRLLKLESNGEIKKEIPLSYSSKEDPIQYITVHPQNENDISFATASTKIYQTKDGGKTWTELSEG, encoded by the coding sequence ATGAAACTAAAAAAAGCTGATATTTTCTTCTGGGGAATCTTCGTTGTAATACTTGGATTCTTTCTATATCTTTGGTATGAGAATCGTACTGAAGATCCAAACGCACAAGCAGAGAAAGTAGATAGTATTCAACACCATTTACATGGTCTGTTTTATGATCAAGAGAAAGGTTTAGTTGCTGCTACACATGCAGGAATTATGCAATATGACAAGGATGGCTGGGTAAAAATATCTCCAGAAAGAGATTATATGGGATTTGCGATAACCGACCGAACCTGGTACAGTAGCGGTCACCCTCCTGCTTCCTCTAATGAGCCAAATCCGCTTGGACTCATACAATCGACCGATAAAGGAAAAACTTGGAGTACGATTGATTTTGCAGGAGAGTCTGATTTTCATCATCTTGCGGCAAGTCACCGGACTGGAACCCTATATGTGTATAACCAACAACCCAATCAAAAGATGCAGGTAGGGTTGTACTACTCGACGGATCAAGGGAAAAATTGGACAAAATCAACACTTTCCGGAGTAGAAGCGACTGAAGTTTGGATGGTAAAGGCAGATCCTAATAAATCCAATACGGTTGCACTGTTGGCAAAAGAAGGATTGTACTTATCAAACGATACTGGAAATACGTTTTGGAAAGTGCCAGTCTCTGCATTTATTTCTGCAATGGATATTTCGTTTGCCGGTTCACTTTGGGCTGCTACATATGAGGAATCGCCAAGATTGCTCAAGTTAGAATCGAATGGAGAAATAAAGAAGGAGATCCCACTTTCGTACTCTTCCAAAGAAGATCCGATCCAATATATTACCGTTCATCCTCAAAATGAAAACGATATTTCGTTTGCAACTGCCTCCACCAAAATATATCAAACGAAAGATGGAGGAAAGACTTGGACGGAGCTTTCCGAGGGTTGA
- a CDS encoding glutaredoxin family protein → MKNLNITIYTIPTCSDCHDAKRYFQEQGLEYMEKDCTTDPRYPQEVWDLTKKQVVPTIVINDEVWVGFGEHYEQIDHYIQEKKRMD, encoded by the coding sequence ATGAAGAACCTAAACATTACCATCTATACCATTCCTACTTGCTCTGATTGCCATGATGCGAAACGTTACTTTCAAGAACAGGGATTGGAATATATGGAAAAAGATTGTACAACAGATCCGCGATACCCCCAAGAGGTATGGGATCTGACGAAAAAACAAGTAGTTCCCACGATTGTGATCAATGATGAGGTTTGGGTGGGATTTGGAGAACATTATGAGCAAATTGATCACTATATACAAGAGAAAAAACGGATGGATTGA
- a CDS encoding heavy metal translocating P-type ATPase encodes MGEKKVEFLITGMTCAACANRIEKGIQKVEGVQEATVNLALEKASVSFDPEKTSLQQIEEKVEDLGYGVAKESVEFTLEGMTCAACANRIEKGLNSIPGVSKATVNFTVETAHVEFNSSEVSVSDMIQKVEKLGYQAKVKEDQVDPSDHRQREITKQKRKFIAAAILSFPLLWAMVGHFSFTSFIWSPDIFMNPWFQLVLATPVQFIIGRHFYVGAYKALRNKSANMDVLVALGTSAAYFYSLYLTIASIGQAPHHQVELYFETSAILITLIVLGKLFEAQAKGRSSEAIKKLMGLQAKTALVIRDGEEVSIAMEEVVSGDTLVVKPGEKIPVDGIVVNGTSSVDESMLTGESIPVEKQTGDTLIGATLNKNGRLIMQATKVGKETALAQIIRVVEEAQGSKAPIQRIADKISGIFVPIVVGIAVLTFLIWFLTVEPNEFASALEKAIAVLVIACPCALGLATPTSIMAGSGRAAEWGILFKGGEHLEATHQLDTIVLDKTGTITNGMPELTDVISLELDPDDFLRLVAGAESASEHPLAEAIVEGAKAKEIQPVSPEEFEAIPGYGIRAKVDGRELLVGTRKLLTKSEILIESILSQMNTLEEEGKTAMLVAIDGRLAGMVAVADTVKDTSKEAIARLKTLGLEVIMITGDNQRTAQAIGVEVAVDRVLAEVLPDEKAAEVQKLQAQGKKVAMVGDGINDAPALATANIGMAIGTGTDIAMEAADITLIRGDLSSIADAIYISKKTMRNIKQNLFWALAYNVIGIPVAAAGFLAPWLAGAAMALSSVSVVLNALRLQRLKQNGGRA; translated from the coding sequence ATGGGAGAGAAAAAAGTAGAGTTCCTGATTACAGGGATGACCTGTGCAGCTTGTGCGAATCGCATTGAAAAAGGGATTCAAAAGGTAGAGGGGGTACAGGAGGCAACTGTCAATTTAGCACTAGAAAAAGCTAGTGTCTCCTTTGATCCAGAGAAAACATCCCTCCAGCAGATTGAGGAAAAAGTAGAAGATCTAGGATATGGGGTAGCCAAAGAAAGCGTGGAGTTTACCTTAGAGGGGATGACTTGTGCAGCTTGTGCCAATCGTATCGAAAAAGGATTAAATTCCATTCCAGGAGTATCTAAAGCAACGGTCAACTTTACAGTAGAGACGGCACATGTTGAATTTAATAGCAGTGAAGTATCTGTGTCGGACATGATTCAAAAGGTAGAGAAACTTGGATATCAAGCAAAGGTGAAAGAAGACCAAGTAGATCCTTCTGATCATCGACAACGAGAAATAACGAAGCAGAAGCGTAAGTTTATTGCCGCAGCAATCCTTTCCTTTCCGCTTTTGTGGGCGATGGTCGGGCACTTTTCCTTTACCTCTTTTATCTGGTCTCCTGATATCTTTATGAATCCTTGGTTCCAACTGGTTCTTGCCACTCCTGTGCAATTTATCATTGGTCGTCATTTTTATGTAGGAGCATATAAAGCACTACGCAATAAGAGCGCCAATATGGATGTGCTAGTTGCACTTGGAACGTCGGCAGCCTATTTTTATAGTTTGTATCTTACCATCGCATCGATAGGTCAGGCTCCTCATCATCAAGTAGAACTATATTTTGAAACGAGTGCTATCTTAATTACGTTAATTGTCCTTGGAAAACTATTTGAGGCACAAGCCAAAGGGCGCTCTTCCGAAGCGATTAAAAAACTGATGGGATTACAAGCAAAGACAGCCTTAGTGATTCGAGATGGAGAAGAAGTATCCATTGCAATGGAAGAAGTAGTCTCGGGTGACACGTTAGTAGTAAAGCCAGGGGAGAAAATTCCTGTCGATGGGATCGTGGTAAACGGAACTTCTTCTGTTGATGAATCTATGCTGACAGGAGAAAGCATACCGGTTGAGAAGCAAACTGGTGACACTTTAATCGGGGCTACACTAAACAAAAATGGTCGACTGATCATGCAGGCAACCAAGGTTGGAAAAGAGACAGCACTAGCACAAATTATCCGAGTTGTGGAAGAGGCCCAAGGTTCAAAAGCGCCAATTCAACGGATCGCAGACAAAATTTCGGGAATTTTCGTTCCGATTGTAGTGGGAATTGCCGTCCTAACCTTCCTGATTTGGTTCTTGACGGTAGAACCAAACGAGTTTGCGAGTGCGCTCGAAAAAGCTATTGCTGTTTTGGTTATCGCTTGCCCTTGTGCTTTAGGCCTAGCTACACCGACCTCCATTATGGCAGGCTCTGGTCGTGCAGCGGAATGGGGTATTCTCTTTAAAGGTGGAGAGCATTTAGAAGCGACACATCAATTAGACACGATTGTATTAGATAAGACAGGAACCATTACCAATGGAATGCCAGAATTAACTGATGTCATTTCGTTGGAATTAGATCCAGACGATTTTCTACGATTAGTAGCGGGAGCTGAATCTGCTTCGGAGCATCCTTTGGCAGAAGCAATTGTAGAAGGAGCCAAAGCAAAAGAAATACAGCCTGTAAGTCCAGAAGAATTCGAAGCAATTCCGGGATATGGAATCCGTGCGAAAGTAGATGGAAGAGAGCTACTTGTTGGAACCCGTAAACTGCTGACAAAATCAGAGATTTTGATTGAATCTATCCTATCTCAAATGAACACCCTCGAAGAAGAAGGAAAAACCGCCATGTTGGTGGCGATCGATGGCAGATTAGCAGGTATGGTCGCTGTAGCCGACACGGTAAAAGATACTTCAAAAGAAGCAATTGCCCGTTTAAAAACACTGGGACTGGAAGTCATTATGATTACGGGGGATAACCAACGAACCGCCCAAGCGATTGGCGTGGAAGTTGCAGTGGATCGTGTACTAGCAGAAGTACTTCCAGACGAGAAAGCGGCAGAAGTACAGAAACTTCAAGCACAAGGGAAAAAAGTAGCGATGGTAGGAGATGGAATCAACGATGCTCCTGCACTTGCGACAGCCAATATTGGGATGGCGATTGGAACAGGAACTGATATTGCCATGGAAGCTGCAGATATTACCCTAATTAGGGGAGATCTAAGTAGTATTGCAGATGCGATCTATATCAGTAAGAAGACGATGAGAAACATTAAGCAAAACCTTTTCTGGGCGCTTGCTTACAACGTAATCGGTATTCCTGTGGCTGCTGCTGGTTTTCTTGCACCTTGGTTGGCTGGAGCGGCAATGGCACTTAGTTCAGTTTCGGTTGTATTAAATGCTCTACGACTCCAACGTCTAAAACAGAATGGTGGAAGAGCATGA
- a CDS encoding LacI family DNA-binding transcriptional regulator, protein MPTINEIAKKSGVSRSTVSRVLNHHPYVSETKRLAVLQAIQEINYIPNSIARQLRSKSTRTVAILVPHAHHPFFSQLIRSISQTLMEKGYKASIIQTFYQKDIELDTFQLLKSKEIDGIILTSLENQWVQIEPFLNFGPIILCNEYEEKAPIPIFCYDEYDVAFKATSYLINQGYQKIGFCFDVSHSKAQKLRRKGYTDALRKAQLPIRKEWIFQGAISIEDGFRIFQQLVSLENRPTAIFTGNDQVAAGMIKAATNNGYAIPSDLAIIGFDNQRICEVTTPTITTIDIPIMQVGFETATSMVECLVNNQKVKRMVKKFKGDLCIRESC, encoded by the coding sequence ATGCCAACAATAAATGAAATCGCCAAAAAAAGCGGAGTTTCTCGCTCTACCGTTTCTCGAGTATTAAACCATCATCCTTATGTATCCGAAACCAAACGATTAGCTGTCTTACAAGCGATACAAGAGATAAATTACATACCGAATTCCATAGCAAGACAGTTAAGATCCAAATCCACTAGGACTGTAGCGATTTTAGTACCTCATGCACATCATCCTTTTTTTAGCCAATTAATCCGAAGTATTTCGCAAACATTAATGGAAAAAGGGTATAAAGCCTCCATTATTCAAACCTTCTATCAAAAAGATATTGAACTCGATACGTTCCAACTCTTAAAGAGTAAAGAGATAGATGGGATTATTCTTACTTCGTTAGAAAATCAATGGGTACAGATAGAACCCTTTTTAAATTTTGGTCCCATTATTCTTTGTAACGAGTACGAGGAAAAAGCTCCAATCCCAATTTTTTGCTATGACGAATATGATGTGGCTTTTAAAGCTACCAGTTATTTAATAAACCAAGGTTACCAAAAGATTGGATTTTGTTTTGATGTTAGTCATAGTAAGGCTCAAAAATTACGTAGAAAAGGATATACTGATGCTCTTCGAAAAGCTCAACTTCCTATAAGAAAAGAATGGATATTTCAAGGAGCCATAAGTATTGAAGATGGCTTTCGAATCTTTCAGCAATTGGTCTCTTTAGAAAATCGCCCTACAGCAATTTTTACAGGGAATGACCAAGTAGCTGCTGGTATGATTAAAGCTGCTACAAACAATGGCTATGCCATACCTAGTGATTTGGCTATTATCGGTTTTGATAATCAGAGGATCTGTGAAGTGACGACTCCTACTATTACCACTATCGATATTCCTATTATGCAAGTAGGGTTCGAGACAGCAACCAGTATGGTCGAATGTCTCGTCAACAATCAGAAGGTAAAACGTATGGTGAAAAAATTTAAAGGTGATTTATGTATAAGAGAGTCTTGTTAA
- the tnpA gene encoding IS200/IS605 family transposase: MSKNTVKHARTCVYNVNYHMVWSVKYRRAVLDQEIETYLKVIFQEIAEEKGFEVAMMEVGEQDHVHAFASAHPKVAPSYIVKMLKGISARKLFLKFPRLRNKLWDGHLWNSSFYMETIGSISEETIRKYMENQKKKGGKSNDEVVQIQDRT; the protein is encoded by the coding sequence ATGAGTAAAAATACTGTAAAACACGCTAGGACTTGCGTGTATAATGTCAACTACCACATGGTATGGTCGGTGAAGTATCGTAGAGCCGTACTGGATCAAGAGATTGAAACGTATCTAAAAGTTATTTTTCAGGAGATTGCGGAGGAGAAAGGGTTTGAAGTAGCTATGATGGAGGTGGGAGAGCAAGACCACGTCCATGCCTTTGCTTCTGCTCATCCTAAAGTAGCTCCATCATACATTGTGAAAATGTTGAAAGGTATTTCCGCTAGGAAGTTATTTCTAAAGTTCCCGAGGCTAAGAAATAAGTTATGGGATGGTCATCTTTGGAATAGCAGCTTCTACATGGAAACCATTGGCTCTATTTCGGAAGAAACGATTCGTAAGTACATGGAAAATCAGAAAAAGAAAGGGGGAAAATCAAATGATGAAGTCGTACAAATTCAAGATAGAACCTAA
- a CDS encoding HAD-IIB family hydrolase, which produces MSFVLLPNEKETSFIVFCDFDETYYPHHADQEIKTNIYNLEEYIRQQSQEKGLKLGWVTGSSLDSVFYKMKKVGMRYLPHFIASDLGTEITYFHHDGTTHTDQEWLKRIKGDQFNEKKIYAILSALKEDYDIVLESQTQMGISKYKYNYYYYQQNDQRDDQALEIIRRLAKQHQVGININRCNPLAGDPEKAYDIDFIPLGTGKGEIVGYMLQKHNLFIHQAAAFGDSGNDLNMLRSVEHGYLLANATEEAKAQHTKITDDSYAKGILITLKNILKGYSH; this is translated from the coding sequence ATGTCATTTGTTCTGTTGCCGAATGAAAAAGAAACGTCATTTATCGTATTTTGTGACTTTGATGAAACATATTATCCCCATCATGCAGATCAAGAAATAAAAACAAATATATATAATCTGGAGGAATATATACGGCAACAGAGTCAGGAAAAAGGATTGAAGTTAGGATGGGTTACTGGTAGTAGCTTAGATTCTGTATTCTACAAAATGAAAAAAGTGGGTATGCGATATTTACCGCATTTTATTGCTAGTGATCTAGGTACCGAAATTACTTACTTTCATCATGATGGTACAACACATACCGATCAAGAATGGTTAAAAAGAATAAAAGGTGATCAATTCAACGAGAAAAAAATTTATGCCATTCTTTCCGCTTTAAAAGAGGACTATGACATTGTGTTAGAGTCTCAAACACAGATGGGGATATCCAAGTATAAATATAATTACTATTACTACCAACAAAATGATCAAAGGGATGATCAAGCACTCGAAATCATTCGAAGGCTGGCGAAGCAACATCAAGTAGGGATCAATATAAATCGATGCAATCCTTTGGCTGGGGATCCTGAAAAAGCCTATGATATTGACTTTATTCCTTTAGGGACGGGTAAAGGTGAGATTGTGGGCTATATGTTACAAAAACACAACTTATTTATACATCAAGCAGCTGCATTTGGAGATAGTGGAAATGATTTGAATATGCTAAGAAGCGTAGAACACGGATATTTGCTTGCAAATGCAACAGAAGAAGCAAAAGCACAACATACTAAAATTACAGATGATAGTTACGCAAAAGGTATTTTAATCACTTTAAAGAATATTTTGAAGGGATATTCTCATTAG
- a CDS encoding RNA-guided endonuclease InsQ/TnpB family protein, whose amino-acid sequence MMKSYKFKIEPNRVQMERIETTLNLCRWLYNTALEQRKFSYEKRGISVNYNMQQNELPRLKKEFPEFKQVQSQVLQDILRRLDKAFKGFFRRIKAGEKAGYPRFQGKNRYDSFTYPQSGFSLDGKYLKLSKIGNVRIKCHRQVEGKIKTCTIIRKNGKYYACFSCEIETITHSTGKQVGVDLGVRHLAITSDGEFFEHPKYFRKSERKLKRLQRIVSKRKKGSNRRRKAVALLAKLHEYIANQRKDIAHKISRYLVDRYDLIAFEDLNIKGMVLNHKLAKSIVDAGWNQLVQFTSYKAEYAGKQVIQVDPYNTSQACSKCGQIVKKELKDRVHSCSCGYTEDRDVNAARNILHKAVGHVPTLKCGRLELNLI is encoded by the coding sequence ATGATGAAGTCGTACAAATTCAAGATAGAACCTAATCGGGTACAAATGGAACGAATCGAAACTACCTTGAATTTGTGTCGCTGGCTATACAATACAGCTTTGGAACAACGAAAGTTTTCTTATGAAAAACGTGGTATTTCCGTTAATTACAACATGCAACAGAATGAATTACCACGACTAAAGAAAGAGTTTCCAGAGTTCAAACAGGTACAATCGCAAGTGTTACAGGACATTCTACGTCGTTTAGATAAAGCATTTAAAGGGTTTTTTCGTAGAATCAAAGCGGGAGAGAAAGCAGGATACCCACGCTTTCAAGGTAAAAACCGTTATGATAGCTTCACATACCCACAAAGTGGGTTTTCTCTTGATGGGAAATATCTGAAACTGTCTAAGATCGGTAATGTTCGCATCAAATGCCACAGACAAGTAGAAGGAAAGATCAAGACCTGTACCATCATCCGAAAAAACGGAAAGTACTATGCTTGTTTTTCCTGTGAAATCGAAACCATAACACACTCGACAGGGAAACAAGTCGGTGTTGATCTTGGTGTTAGACATCTTGCTATTACATCTGATGGCGAATTTTTCGAACACCCTAAGTATTTTAGAAAGTCAGAACGCAAACTAAAACGACTTCAGCGCATAGTATCTAAACGTAAGAAAGGTTCCAATCGTCGTAGAAAGGCTGTAGCTTTGCTTGCAAAGCTACATGAGTACATAGCAAATCAAAGAAAAGACATTGCCCATAAAATTAGTAGGTATCTAGTAGATCGCTATGATCTAATTGCCTTTGAAGATCTGAATATCAAAGGAATGGTCTTGAATCACAAATTAGCCAAAAGTATTGTGGATGCTGGATGGAATCAACTTGTACAGTTCACTTCCTACAAAGCAGAATATGCTGGTAAGCAAGTAATACAAGTGGACCCATACAACACGTCTCAGGCTTGCTCAAAATGTGGTCAGATCGTAAAAAAAGAATTAAAAGATAGAGTCCATAGTTGCTCTTGCGGTTATACAGAAGATAGAGATGTAAATGCGGCAAGAAACATACTACATAAAGCAGTTGGACATGTTCCAACGCTAAAATGCGGACGGTTAGAACTAAACCTAATATAG
- a CDS encoding heavy-metal-associated domain-containing protein codes for MSKFVLKVEGMSCGHCVRAIEGAFQEKAVKAKVDLDAKTVTIDGNVSTDTAKQIIEDAGYQVVE; via the coding sequence ATGAGTAAATTTGTCTTGAAAGTAGAAGGAATGTCTTGTGGTCACTGTGTTCGTGCGATTGAAGGAGCTTTTCAAGAAAAAGCAGTAAAAGCAAAAGTGGATCTAGATGCTAAAACGGTAACGATAGATGGAAATGTTTCTACTGACACTGCAAAACAAATTATTGAAGATGCTGGTTATCAAGTTGTCGAATAA
- a CDS encoding metal-sensitive transcriptional regulator, with amino-acid sequence MERRLVHLDLENSTEEQHCSTDRKAHHSDKTKKNLTTRLNRIEGQVRGIKNLIDKDAYCDDVLNQISAIQSALNGVSRILLEEHMKSCVIDRLQEGDLDVIQELSETMKKMMK; translated from the coding sequence ATGGAAAGGAGATTGGTCCATTTGGATTTGGAAAATAGCACAGAAGAACAACATTGTTCGACAGATCGAAAAGCACACCATTCTGACAAGACCAAAAAAAATCTGACTACACGTCTGAATCGAATTGAGGGCCAAGTCCGGGGCATCAAAAATTTGATCGACAAAGATGCTTATTGTGACGATGTCTTAAATCAGATTTCGGCAATCCAATCCGCTCTCAATGGTGTAAGTCGCATTCTTTTAGAAGAACATATGAAAAGTTGTGTGATTGATCGTCTTCAAGAGGGAGATTTGGACGTGATCCAAGAGCTCTCCGAGACGATGAAAAAAATGATGAAATAA
- a CDS encoding cell wall-binding repeat-containing protein codes for MRKVSLLIGIVSISLITAACSNAMDHEQMGHSNGNQNPKATENRLTFQTKNVTRVNQDDPILTAVETSQMVWPATDDGNRPNTVLLGLVGDWKVNMPAVKMVHHPNNGPLLYAQKDSIPTPTLQEIKRLSPKGSAQNQGIQVILVGDFSEKVRTTLEKEGFKVDQIKGKDPAVMAKEVDSYYAKASGNQYPSGVVIGSIDSPDYTLPAANWIAHMPEALLYVTKDAIPEATKQALQTRGNKANIYVLGPENVISPEVEKQLATYGKVTRISGKTPEENAITFAKFKDQATGFGWGVTKPGHGLTFVRTNQLDSAISSAPFAHLGKHAPMLVLSGSDLTPAMHEYLGSLQPKFQKEPTEGPYNHAFVIGTEKSIPFTVQGMIDQMLEIVSATGEDHGSHGNTKSESTPPENQAPTSPHSGH; via the coding sequence ATGCGAAAAGTTAGCCTCCTGATAGGGATCGTCAGTATTTCTTTGATTACAGCGGCTTGTTCCAATGCAATGGATCATGAGCAAATGGGACATTCCAATGGAAATCAAAATCCGAAAGCAACAGAAAATCGTCTTACTTTCCAAACGAAAAACGTGACACGAGTGAATCAGGATGACCCGATTTTGACAGCTGTAGAAACATCTCAAATGGTTTGGCCTGCAACGGATGATGGAAATCGACCAAATACTGTTTTGCTCGGGCTAGTAGGGGATTGGAAAGTCAACATGCCCGCAGTCAAAATGGTTCATCATCCTAATAATGGTCCGCTCCTCTATGCACAAAAAGACTCAATACCTACTCCGACGTTACAAGAGATTAAGCGTCTAAGTCCCAAAGGAAGCGCTCAAAATCAAGGGATACAAGTGATTTTAGTAGGGGATTTTTCTGAGAAAGTCCGTACTACATTAGAAAAAGAAGGATTCAAGGTTGATCAAATCAAGGGCAAGGACCCAGCTGTTATGGCAAAGGAAGTAGATAGCTACTATGCCAAAGCAAGTGGAAATCAATATCCGAGTGGAGTTGTCATCGGATCAATTGACTCTCCTGATTACACTTTACCAGCGGCGAATTGGATTGCGCACATGCCAGAAGCCCTTCTGTATGTGACAAAAGACGCGATACCAGAGGCGACTAAACAAGCGTTACAAACTCGTGGTAATAAGGCGAATATCTATGTCCTTGGCCCAGAAAACGTCATTTCTCCAGAAGTAGAAAAACAGCTTGCAACATATGGGAAAGTGACCCGCATTAGTGGAAAAACTCCTGAGGAGAATGCGATCACTTTTGCGAAGTTTAAAGATCAAGCGACGGGATTTGGCTGGGGGGTTACGAAACCTGGGCATGGTTTGACATTCGTTCGTACCAATCAGCTAGATTCTGCAATCTCTAGTGCACCTTTTGCTCATTTAGGAAAACATGCTCCGATGCTGGTTCTAAGTGGTAGTGACTTAACTCCCGCAATGCACGAATATTTAGGGAGTCTGCAACCAAAATTCCAAAAAGAACCTACAGAAGGTCCATATAACCATGCTTTTGTGATTGGAACGGAAAAATCAATTCCCTTCACTGTCCAAGGAATGATTGATCAGATGTTGGAGATTGTATCAGCAACTGGTGAGGATCATGGAAGTCATGGAAATACGAAATCAGAATCAACTCCTCCAGAAAACCAAGCACCCACTTCTCCACATTCTGGTCATTAA
- a CDS encoding cupredoxin domain-containing protein yields MVSICSLVVWLTSMLLLYYCYQKEKSFDIMEAMMVTMGASMISSLLIGTIVGLHSNGKMLIPTILATLIGLGVSFLFGRKHSLALLDGVMAAVMSGMMGAMLGVMMASEGVLQTLVLLNSLYWIVWFLLLYIVRKTVFIHRKHLTAALSVAMLLMGSMAYPILFPNASNAEKPAPIVDPNSQQEVMIQVTANGYIPNRVQLQKGVPTTIYFLRDKEVGCLSTVVIKDFEIVQELHEGMNKVIFTPTQEGSITFACGMNMYHGTLQIK; encoded by the coding sequence ATGGTTAGCATTTGTAGTCTCGTTGTCTGGCTGACTAGTATGTTGCTACTATATTATTGCTACCAGAAGGAGAAATCTTTTGACATCATGGAAGCTATGATGGTGACAATGGGGGCTTCCATGATATCAAGCTTACTTATTGGCACCATTGTAGGACTACATAGCAATGGCAAGATGCTGATCCCTACCATATTGGCTACTCTTATTGGTTTGGGAGTTAGTTTCTTATTTGGAAGAAAGCACTCCTTGGCACTGTTAGATGGAGTGATGGCTGCAGTGATGAGTGGGATGATGGGAGCTATGTTGGGAGTGATGATGGCGAGTGAAGGAGTTTTGCAAACATTAGTATTGCTCAACTCGTTATATTGGATTGTTTGGTTCTTGTTACTGTACATTGTGAGAAAAACCGTCTTTATTCATCGAAAACATCTTACAGCCGCTTTATCCGTTGCAATGCTATTAATGGGATCGATGGCTTATCCAATACTATTTCCTAATGCGAGTAATGCCGAAAAACCAGCTCCTATTGTTGATCCGAACTCACAACAAGAAGTGATGATTCAGGTAACGGCAAACGGGTATATACCAAATCGAGTGCAACTGCAAAAAGGGGTACCTACTACCATATATTTTCTACGAGATAAAGAAGTTGGTTGTCTCTCCACTGTGGTAATCAAGGATTTTGAAATTGTCCAGGAACTACACGAGGGAATGAATAAAGTGATCTTTACACCAACACAAGAAGGATCCATTACGTTTGCTTGTGGAATGAACATGTACCATGGAACATTACAGATAAAATAA
- a CDS encoding SPL family radical SAM protein, protein MDIEIKEILAKKILTESKGYLDVGFTHSLNPYSGCAFSCRYCYVREMPIQKFKEIPWGEWLDIKTNAAENYRNEIIKLRKKNKPVKIFMSSATDPYQPIERKVGITRGILEEMIENPPDFLQIQTRGPLITRDIDLLGKLKEKCEVLVSMTIETDREDIKQIFAPYAPGMKLRLKTLKEVHDAGIRTQASISPVLPFTPDFPKVLDGIVDRIWIDTLSIGDGSMGKRSERLGMATLFEEHGLSKWYQKDLHVRVKKYFHKYLPSEMIHVSKLEAFPKSKA, encoded by the coding sequence ATGGATATTGAAATAAAAGAAATACTTGCTAAGAAAATCCTTACGGAATCAAAGGGCTATTTAGATGTAGGATTTACCCATTCGCTGAATCCATATAGTGGTTGTGCATTTTCTTGCCGGTACTGTTATGTAAGAGAAATGCCGATTCAAAAATTTAAAGAAATACCATGGGGAGAATGGTTGGACATCAAAACAAACGCAGCAGAAAATTACCGAAATGAAATAATCAAACTCCGTAAGAAAAACAAACCGGTGAAAATTTTTATGTCGTCTGCAACCGATCCCTATCAACCAATAGAACGGAAAGTAGGCATTACACGGGGAATACTAGAGGAAATGATAGAAAATCCCCCTGACTTTCTTCAAATCCAAACACGAGGTCCACTCATCACAAGAGACATTGATTTGTTAGGTAAATTAAAAGAGAAATGTGAAGTCCTTGTATCTATGACGATTGAAACAGATCGAGAAGATATAAAGCAAATATTTGCTCCATATGCACCGGGCATGAAATTAAGGTTAAAAACCTTAAAAGAAGTTCATGATGCGGGAATACGTACACAAGCTTCGATCTCCCCTGTTTTGCCATTTACCCCTGACTTTCCAAAAGTATTGGATGGAATCGTAGATCGTATTTGGATCGATACGCTAAGCATTGGGGATGGTTCGATGGGGAAACGTTCAGAGAGACTAGGGATGGCAACATTATTTGAAGAACATGGATTATCGAAGTGGTATCAAAAAGATTTGCATGTAAGGGTAAAAAAATATTTTCATAAATACCTTCCTAGTGAAATGATCCATGTTTCGAAACTAGAAGCTTTCCCAAAATCAAAAGCTTGA